In Spea bombifrons isolate aSpeBom1 chromosome 5, aSpeBom1.2.pri, whole genome shotgun sequence, the sequence CTGAGTAAAAGAGCCGTAGCCAACGTGTCCAAATTGCGTCAGGACAGGAAAGCTGTCGTCACGCAGGTTCTATGCCTCAGAGGGTCCCTTGAGCTTAGCTACACTGCGCTCTCTGtgtgaaaatgtttacatgtggaggtggtttataacatagaGCAGAACCCTTTACTGGGTAACCTCGAATACGTCTCTTTATAGGAACACCGGACTTGCTGCACCGCATAGTGGTGCTGCGTATTGAGAGGCTGATTCTTGGATCACAATGCAGTAGATTTCATGTATATCTGGCCTCATGTTATCTCCTAAAGCTAATAATCCTTTCTGGTAATACTCAGTACCTCTGTATATAGCAGAATATACACTCTTTGgataatacaaatacattaaatataaatatgtttgacCACACCTTCACAGCCCATTGGTCGATTGCTCTCCTGCTGGGTGTAAAGCTCAGCCCCTGAGGAGCTGTTGTCATGGCCCTATATAACGATTGATCTATGCAAGATCTAACCTTGGGCCCGGCCTCCATGACACAGCAGGCACAAGTCTAACTTCTTGTAGACGTCTCAGAATAACAGCTTTGATGCCCCAGCACCTCAGAGGGCAGCTACCGGTCCACCAGGCCCCCGCCACGGCAGCAGGTGGTCTGACATCTATGGGGGAAAGCAGAGTCTCTGGAGACCCGTCCGGCCTTCAGCCTCCTTCTATAGCCACTTTTATACTTGATTGTAGGATGTGAGGGGACAATTTGGACACAGTGTGAGTGGGTGGGGGCACTAGGGGTAATGGCTGGGCACCTGCCAGCTCTCTATACAGCATTTCTGCCCCAAGGCACAGTGACACAGCGGGCACTATACTGGCATCGGCATCTCATTGTACTCGTCCACTCCCTCCTGCTCATCAAAGATGGGCTGCACCTCATCAGCATCCAGCTGTGGAGACACAGAAATTAGTGAGGAGCCAATAGAGAATGTGACACGAAGGGGAGGAGCCACCAAGGGATAATGTGACACAAGGGGGAGGGGCCACCAACAGCGAGCAAAACggaaggggggggagagagaggggcatcaggaaagggggggagagagagaggggcatcaggaaagggggagaggggcaaTGTGTTATCAGAATGAGAACTCACGCATTTCATCTCGCGTTCAGTGAAGATTCGCCGCAGTAGGAAGATGCGGAGGGGGACGGTGAGGATGAGGATGAAGGGGAAGGCCAGAGACGCAGCCGTCGACATCACTGCCCAGAGTATTGCAAGACAAACCAGCTGCAGCGCTGTGAAGAGATGCATGCGCAGCGTCCGCACCTGCGGGAGGATAACCATTAGGTGCGTCGGGAAGATACACGGCTGGCCCTGCCGCACTTTCTAGAACATCCCAGCTGAAGCCACGTACTGACTGTGTGGCCAAAGTGTAGTGCAGGCAGAGACTGGCCTGTACGCTGAGGCACActgaaacccagaacctgcccgCAGATCaaccccattcggcccgtctagtctgtaaagatcttaatcagtcgttggtctcgtcttagattcaggagccagatgtctatcccatacatgtttaataccctcactgtattaccctctaccacttctgctgggaggctgttccacttttctgTTACGCACCTTCTTGACGTAGATGACGTCCGGATGATGCTTTGGGGGCTTCAGCAGAAGCTGAATTCTCTCATAGAACTGGATGCCGTTGAGCGAAGTGACCCCCATATACAGGAAGATCCCGAAGAGAACGGCCAATGGGATCTTGCGAAGGAGATCCCCGATTACAATGGAGAGCCCTGTAGGAATGTCGGGGTTAATATTAGGAAATGAATAGGATGTGTGAGTgtggatttaggggtaattggGCAGAGGGTGAGTGTGGGTTTAGGTGTAATTGGGCAGAGGGTGAGTGTGGGTTTAGGTGTAATTGGGCAACGAGTGAGTGTGGGTTTAGGTGTAAGTGGGCAGAGGGTGAGTGTGGGTTTAGGTGTAATTGGGCAGAGGGTGAGTGTGGGTTTAGGTGTAAGTGGGTGGAGTGTGTGGGGTAAATGGAGTAAGAAGGCAGGGTGTCGGGGAAGATTAGGGGTAAGTGGGTATAGcgtagtgtatatatgtggggtATGAGGCATTCTCAGTCTTTCAACCCACCCACAAGAATGGCCACCAGTAGGCCGGTGACTCTCTGTTCCTTCACCTCCTGGATTTTGGGCTTGTCTCCAGGGGCCACGGCTTTACTCATGACGGTCAGCGCGTTGGCGTGTGTCACGGAACGAACAGTCGTGGCCGCCATCCATGGTAACCCGAAAACGGCGCAAATCCCCCCCATGGCCACAATGAGGAGTAAATCCAGGTGGAATCCGGATCCCTTCACCAGCATTCGCTCCTTCTTACTGATAATCAGACTGCAGAGAGACACAGAAGATCGAAAACGTGGCCTTCGCCGAGACATCTTAACTACCCCTCACAGCAAAACATCCTGCCCTCTCACACCGGCGGGGGCCAATGGCCACATGGCTGAAAGGGGGTGCATTATTTCATTATAGATCTAAGCGAAGCTTGGCAGCTGACATAATAATGTGATGAGGTGCAGCCTGAGAACTACCCCAGAGAACAGCCACCCTAAGAACTACCCCCGAGAATTAGCAACAGAGAACCACCCCCCTCGAGAACTAACCCACGGAACTACTCCCCGAAAACTAGCATAGAGAAAAAACACCTGAAAACTACCTCGTTCCCCAAAAACTACTGCTTGAGAACTATGCCCAAGAACTACCCCCGATCAAGAACTACCCCTGAGACAATACTTTTGGTTAGCGTTACTAGTAGGGTACGAGCTGGAGTATAACTCACGTTGTGATCTGGGTCTCCATGAAGATCAGGATGTAGACCAGTATGGCCGGTAGGACACTTGCAAACATCATCCAGATGGGGAAAGGTTGGTCGGACCCAAGTGGGTTGATCACCCAGCCACGTTTATCCGGTGAGGTCACCTTGAAACCACTAGGAACACTCAGCTTCTACAGAGACGAAAACCCGGGAGAAGGTCATACTACGAACGTGGTGGATTTTAGAACAGCCCCCCAAGTTCAGGATCTACCCCAACCTTCTCCTCCCGGGGCTGGGGCCCCGATATCAAGTAGGGCACTACGCACCTGAGTGTACGTGTCAGTGATGCTGAAATCCACAAGAACCATGATCAGGATGGCAATCGGAACCCCAAAATCTCCAATGACCCGGCGCACCTTTCAGGAGAGAAAGCAGGGGCATCAGGGCAGGCAAGGTATACAGGGTGTCCCAATATAATCATATCCCCCTCCATccatctctccccctctctcgtTATATCATATCCCCCTCCATccatctctccccctctctcgtTATATCATATCCCTTCATccatctctccccctctctaaTTATATCATATCCCTTTATccatctctccccctctcttgtTATATCATATCCCCCTCCATCCATCTCTCCCCCTGTCTCGTTATATCATATCCCCCTCCATCCATCTCTCCCCCTGTCTCGTTATAACATATCCCCCTCCATccatctctccccctctcttgtTATATCATATCCCTTCATccatctctccccctctctaaTTATATCATATCCCTTTATccatctctccccctctctcgtTATATCATATCCCCCTCCATccatctctccccctctctaaatatatcatataccccTCCATccatctctccccctctctaaATATATCATATCCCCCTCCATccatctctccccctctctcgtTATATCATATCCCCCTCCatccatctctccccttttaCCGGTATATCATATCCCTTCatccatctctcccctctctcgtTATATCCCTTCATccatctctccccctctctcgtTATATCCCTTCATccatctctccccctctctcgtTATATCATATCCCTTCATCCATCTCCTCCCTCTCCTGTTATATCATACCCCTTCTCCaatctctccccctctcctttGTTTTATCACACGCCTTCTCccatctctccccctctcctttGTTTTATCACACCCCTTCTCccatctctccccctctcctttGTTTTATCACACCCCTTCTCccatctctccccctctccccctctcctttGTTTTATCACACCCCTTCTCccatctctccccctctcctttGTTTTATCACACCCCTTCTCtcatctctccccctctcctttGTTTTATCACACTTCCCTCTCCCTTTTTAATTTGGATTATACCCCCTTCTCCATCCCCTCTTCCGAAAACATTTCTCTTTGGTCGTGTCTTATGTTCAGGATAGACTTCTGCCAAGCAGATCTCCAGTCTTCGACCACAGCACTCAATTCTAAGACCTCACCGCGAAGACAGGTCAGAACGATCACGCTAACAGTGGCACGTGGTGTCACATTCAAAGGGGAACACGGCTAATAGCCAGACCCACGGCTAGGTCGGCGGTTTCTCACAAACCACACGTGTAAAAGGGAGTCTTATCTTAATCCAGATCCTGCTCTGTCCTCCAGCCCACCAGAGACGCTCCTCCAGCTCGTCTACCGTTCTATTTAAGGTCACGTCACAACGCGACACGTCTTCTCGGCAGACGTGTGGCACGAAGTGGGAATCGCAGCGATTACTCACCCTCCCAGGAAAGAAGTTGCTATTCTTTAACTTGCGTAGGAAGAAAGCGATAAAGAAGGTGCCGGCCATCAACACCAGGGAGAGCAGAGCCGTGTTCGGCTGCCCCATCACCGGGCCGCTGGCTCTCGACTCTGTCCCGTTCTCTGGGAAGCCACGCGTCCCGTTCTCTGGGAAGCCACCCGCCCCGTTCTCTGGGAAGCCACCCGCCCCGTTCTCCTGCTGGGACTCACTCTGGTTCAGGTTGCAGTTGGTGAGCGGATGCTCCTGGAAAACCTGAAAGGAACCGGCGAAGGTCTAAAGTCAATGAAGAGGAGAATAAGGGGGAGGTGGGAGTGCAGAACACAGGAGAGAGAACCGCCACGGGGCAGAACTCATGCACTCCGTCACACTCTGTGCAGGAGggtatttaatgttatatttttggatatttgAGGTTATGCTCTGAGCAGGGAGGGTAGTTGATGTACCACGGTGGGCAGGGAGGGTAGTCGATGTATCACGGTGGGCAGGGAGGGTAGTCGATGTATCACGGTGGGCAGGGAGGGTAGTTGATGTATCACGGTGGGCAGGGAGGGTAGTTGATGTATCACGGTGGGCAGGACGGTAGTTAATGTTGCACGGTGGGCAGGGAGGGTAGTCGATGTATCACTGTGGCAGGGAAGGTAGTCGATGTATCACGGTGAGCAGGACGGTAGTCGATGTATCACGGTGGGCAGGGAGGGTAGTCGATGTATCACGGTGGGGCAGGGAGGGTAGTCGATGTATCACGGTGGGCAGGGAGGGTAGTCGATGTATCACTGTGGCAGGGAAGGTAGTCGATGTATCACGGTGAGCAGGGAGGGTAGTTGATGTATCACGGTGGGCAGGGAGGGTAGTTACGTTCATACCCTGAACTGACTTCATACCTTGAAGAGTTTGTAGAAAGTCTCGTAGATGAAGATCAGGGAGATGAGGATCGAGAAGATTTCTTGTGTAAATCTTGAGACGAAACGGACCAAGAAGCTGCCCTCACAGGCCACCATGGCCACGACGATCACTATAAGCCACACGCCGATCCACACCCGGCCCACGAGGTACTCCAACCCGTTAGCGGAGCAAAACTGAAAGGAAAGATGGAAGGGATGAGGGGACAGGTCCCGTGACCCATACTTACATAATTCCCAACCTTAGGGATTTTTCCTCCCCGTATTTGGCCACGGATCCACTTTATCTGTCTCTTGGAAGAAACATTTGAAAAACAATTTGTAAATTGCAGATCTTAACTGCCTTCTGTAAGAGCCGCAGGGAACCCTGGGTCTTTCTTTCATCCTTATGTATGTAGAGGCGGCACATCCCCAGACCTCCCTCTCATTCCCATCTCGCCCAGCTGACTCCTTTGCATGTTTTTTGTACCCGATTCTGATGTGCCTCCATACCCCCATACCCTTCTTTAATGCCCTCCTGCCCCTACACATGTCTCACAGTGTAAAAAGCCTCTTCGAACACCAGCAGTGGTCCTGAAAATCCGACAACCAGCAGCGGCTGCGCCCCCAGGAGGCAGAAAATCACCCCCTGTAGACAGGTCCCAATAATCAGCTCCGACACCCCCAGAAGCCCCTGGGTCTTCTCACCTAAACGGGCAAGAAAACATCTGAGACAAATAGTGGAAAAGGCAGAGCGCGAGAGACAGCACTCCAGGAAAACAAAAGGCGGCAGAAGGAAAAGGCTGTGGGCCACTCACCCAAGAGACCACCAAAGGTGATGGCTGGAGAGAGTGCAGCAAAGTAGATGAAGATGACGGCTGCCATGCATTGTGCATTGAGAGCATCCCGGAAATCACTAACATATTTAGGGTAACGACGCTGGATGTCCCTGATGAGGCCACCAAAAGGCCGGCCCGTCCTGCGCAGGGGATCATCATCTGTCCCACCGACCACCGCCGACTTTGTGAGCAGAGCTGAAGAACGACAACAACATCAAGGAGACAAGTGATCATAGAGAAAGGGAGAGGACAtgtaaaaagagagagaaacaggGATGGAGGGAAAGAGAAGACAAAGTGAATTAAAGGAATGGATGGGAAAATGCGGCAGTGGAGAGGATGGGGGGAGTACTATAAGAATGAAGAGATGGGAGCGCCATAAGAATGGACAGATGGGTGGGAGTACCACAAGTAAAGGAGAGTGGGGATAAAAGTACAAAGGGAGTGGGGAGAAGGGTGATGGAAGCGCAAGAAGAAGAGGGGGTTGAAGTACCAGGAGAATGGAGGGAAGGATGGAAGTACCATACATTGGAGAGTAGGAATACCATGAGAATGGAGAGTGGGGACAGAAGTACAAAACAATGGAGAGTGGGGTGGGAGTACCACGAGAATGGAAGTACTATGGGAATGGAAAGTGGGGACAGAAGTACAAAAGAATGGAGAGTGGGGTGGGAGTACCACGAGAATGGAAGTACTATGGGAATGGAGAGTGGGAGTTCCATGTGAGTAGCGAGTTTCCTCACCTTTATCCTCGGGGGTACTGGGCTCATCGAGAAGCTTCTTCTCCTGCCCCTGGCGTCTTCTAAGCATCTCCCTCTGGAACAGAGCGACAGAGCGGAGCAGCTCCTCACCCATCACTTCAGAGGGCGGCAGGACCACGCTGCAGTCTAAGAACTCATTAATAGCGTTCAGGAGATCCTGACGGTCATCAGCAAGATAGGCAGCCTCGTGAAAAGACTACAAACAACGGCATGGTTAGAACATCCAGGGAACCAGAGACCAGTGAAGATGGGAGCGCGATGGGTAGGATGAGAGCAGAGACCAATGAAGAGGGGAGCACCATGGGTGGGATGAGAGCAGAGACCAGTGAAGATGGGAGCGCGATGGGTGAGATGAGAGCAGAGACCAATGAAGATGGCAGCGCGATGGGTGAGATGAGAGCAGAGACCAATGAAGAGGGGAGCACCATGGGTGGGATGAGAGCAGAGACCAGTGAAGATGGGAGCGCGATGGGTGAGATGAGAGCAGAGACCAATGAAGATGGGAGCACAATGGGTGAGATGAGGGACACGGGGTGGATAAGAGTGAGGAACCTCACTTTGTCGGACATGAGGGTGGAGATGGACCTCCCGATCTCGTGATAATCCATGTTAGACGAACTCGGTCCAAGAAGCACGAAGAGGAAGCGCACAGGGACAGGAACCTCTAACACGGAGTCCAGCTCCACGGCCTCCTGGAGACGCACGAACGCCATGGTCGGCTGATCCAAGAACTCCACGCAGCCTGCAAAGACCAGTCATGCCAAGATATCACCCACATACaccacagcgctgtacacacCTGACATATTTGTAAAGCAGACCTGAGTTTTCAAAGTTTAAAATCACACGAAGCACTGATAACCCATACCCACCAAATACCCCCATATCATACCCTCAATATACCCCATACCCACCAAATACCCCCATATCATACCCTCAATATACCTCCATACCCACCAAATACCCCCATATCATACCCTCAATATACCCCATACCCACCAAATACCCCCATATCATCCCCTCAATATACCCCATACCCACCAAATACCCCCATATCATACCCTCAATATACCCCATACCCACCAAATACCCCCATACCCTAAATATACCTTCATACCCACCAAATACCCCCATATCATACCCTCAATATAACCCATACCCACCAAATACCCCCATATCATACCCTAAATATACCTTCATACCCACCAAATACCCCCATATCATACCCTCAATATACCCCATACCCACCAAATACCCCCATATCATACGCTCAATATACCCTCATACCCACCAAATACCCCATATCATACCCTCAATATACCTCCATACCCACCAAATACCCCCATATCATACCCTCAATATACCCCATACCCACCAAATACCCCCATATCATACCCTCAATATACCTCCATACCCACCAAATACCCCCATATCATACCCTCAATATACCCCATACCCACCAAATACCCCCATATCATACCCTCAATATACCCCATACCCACCAAATACCCCCATACCCTAAATATACCTTCATACCCACCAAATACCCCCATATCATACCCTCAATATACCCCATACCCACCAAATACCCCCATACCCTAAATATACCTTCATACCCACCAAATACCCCCATATCATACCCTCAATATACCCCATACCCACCAAATACCCCCATACCCTAAATATACCTTCATACCCACCAAATACCCCCATATCATACCCTCAATATAACCCATACCCACCAAATACCCCCATATCATACCCTAAATATACCTTCATACCCACCAAATACCCCCATATCATACCCTCAATATACCCCATACCCACCAAATACCCCCATATCATACGCTCAATATACCCTCATACCCACCAAATACCCCATATCATACCCTCAATATACCTCCATACCCACCAAATACCCCCAATATCATACGCTCAATATACCCCATACCCACCATATACCCTCCTATCATACCCCACTCACCGACAAGCACCACGCTGGCCTCCGCATTCTCTGGAATCTTCTCCAGAAGTTTCAGTTCATGTTTAGATTTGGAGCGTTGGATGGAGGGCAAGGAGGGGACCGAGTCTCTCTGTACAAAACACACAAGGGGTTATATTATCTCTCAGTCTGTCCTGCAGGGGCCACAGTCCCTAAATGTCTGGGGAACCAACGCTGACCGCACAGCGTGAAGGAGTCTGGAAAACAAACCTGGGATCTTTCTGACAAAAGCAGAGTTAATCAGAGGATAAATGTACCAGACCCACGCATTCTGCTGCGCATGCGCAGTCACGGCAAAAATCAATGCACTCGGCTCCGCAGGGGCGAACCCAAACCGACGCATTCCGCTCCGCAGGGGGGGGCGGCACAAACCGACGCATTCTGCTCCGCAGGGGGCGGCACAAACCGATGCATTCCGCTCCGCAGGGGGCAACGCATTCCGCTCCGCAGGGGGCAACGCATTCCGCTCCGCAGGGGGCAACGCATTCCGCTCCGCAAGCGCAGTCACCGACAAACCAACCCATTCGACTTCGCAGGCGCAGTGAGGCCACTAACCGACGCATTCCGCTGCACAGGAGCGCAACAAACCAGAGACACTCTCCATTTTAATGTCTCTTTGGGTTCCGGCCTTACCTCTCGCTCCACGTCGATCTTGGTCTCCTGCTCGGCAGGGTCTCCCCCCATCAGGGGGTCCGTCAGGTTGGGCTCGCTGTTCTGGGCGAGGTGATTGGTGCTGTGATGTCCGAGCAGAGAGCCCAGGCTGGCGGCTGAAATGTTTCGGGAGAACGAGGAGTCCTTCTCATCGCTGGGGTGGCTGCAGTAGACAGGGTGACAGTCAGTAACGCCACGAGGTGCAGCGTGCTTTCTACATGCGTGTGATGGAAGGGGCTCATGAACAAAAGCCTTGAGTTAAAAGGACGGAGATGGTAAGAAAGGGGTGCGTTACCCGCGCAGTAGGTGTGTGGCATTACCTGTCTGCCCCCGCAGGGGCTTTTACCTGTGACTAATCTACCCCCTGCCTAAAATTAACCTGCGTGTATTCTGCCCCCGCAGGGGCATTTACCTGCGAGTAATCTACCCCCTGCTTTGGGATAACCTGCGTGTATTCTGCCCCCGCAGGGGCATTTACCTGTGAGTAATCTACCCCCTGCCTAAAATTAACCTGCGTGTATTCTGCCCCCGCAGGGGCATTTACCTGCGAGTAATCTACCCCCTGCTTTGGGATAACCTGCGTGTATTCTGCCCCCTACCTGTGTTTTAGGAGCAGCGCTCTCAGCACGTTCGCTCGGTCCTCGGCTTTTATTTGGTCGCTGATGATCATTTGCTCCACCACCTGATGGGCGATCCCCGGTAACGTTCTCTGGTCCAGATCCAGGAGGACGGCACCTAAGGGTGAACGAGACCCCTCAGACAGGCTTTAGACGGACCCCGCCGGCCAGACAGTTCCCACCTCCATCGCTCTCTCACCGTGAGACAGCGTCCGTCTCAGCTCCAGCAGGCTACGGAAGCTCAGGGAGGCCACATGAGGTTTCCCCCACTGGTCCGTCTCGGCCTCCACGTCCTCCTCGAACTTTATCCAGCGAGCCGTCTCCTTCCACTGCAGCTCCTGGTGTTTGTCTACGACGAGCTCGTTGAGTTCCACAAACACCTGTGCAAAGAGAAATGGAAAGGATGGAGCGGCGGGGGGCAGAAATCCCTGGGGTCACCAGGGGATCATGGGTATTGGCCCGCGGACGGCACGCATCTGGGTCGCAGCCTCTCACCTCGTGGGGCTGAAGGGTGACGCTCTTGCGGTGCGGGTGACGCTCTTTGTGCTCTTTGCTGATGTGAATAACTTGGCCTTTGCTTTTACGCACAAGATGCCGGCGCACGGCCGGAAGGTCTTCGAACCGGTGGCCTACGACAAAAGAGTGTTGTAAGAGGAAACATGACACACAGAGAGCTGGGGTCCAAGCGAGACAGTCACAGGGCTCTGGGGTCCAAGCGAGAGAGTCACAGAGCTCTGGGgtcagtgagagagagagagtcacaGGGAGTGGCGGTCCAAGCAAGAGAGTCACAGAGCTCTGGGgtcagtgagagagagagagtcacaGGGAGTGGCGGTCCAAGCGAGAGAGTCACAGAGCTCTGGGgtcagtgagagagagagtcacAGGGAGTGGCGGTCCAAGCGAGAGAGTCACAGAGCTCTGGGgtcagtgagagagagagtcacAGGGCTCTGGGGTCCAAGCGAGAGAGTCACAGAGCTCTGGGgtcagtgagagagagagtcagAGGGAGTGGCGGTCCAAGCGAGAGAGTCACAGAGCTCTGGGgtcagtgagagagagagtcacAGGGAGTGGCGGTCCAAGCGAGAGAGTCACAGAGCTCTGGGGTCGGTGAGAGAGTCACAGAGCTCTGGGGTCCAAGCGAGAGAGTCACAGAGCTCTGGGgtcagtgagagagagagtcacagagctctggggtcagtgagagagagagtcacagagctctggggtcagtgagagagagagtcacAGAGCTCTGGGGTCAGCGAGAGAGAGAGTCACAGAGCTCTGGGGTCAGTGAGAGAGAGTCACAGAGCTCTGGGGTCAGTGAGAGAGAGTCACAGGGTGTGGCGGTCCAAGCGAGAGAGTCACAGAGCTCTGGGGTCAGTGAGAGAGAGTCACAGAGCTCTGGGgtcagtgagagagagagtcacagagctctggggtcagtgagagagagagtcatAGAGCTCTGGGGTCAGCGAGAGAGAGTCACAGAGCTCTGGGGTCAGCGAGAGAGAGAGTCACAGAGCTCTGGGGTCAGCGAGAGAGAGTCACAGAGCTCTGGGgtcagtgagagagagagtcacAGAGCTCTGGGGTCAGCAAGAGAGTCACAGAGCTCTGGGGTCAGCGAGAGAGAGGCACAGAGCTCTGGGgtcagtgagagagagagtcacAGAGCTCTGGGGTCAGCGAGAGAGAGTCACAGAGCTCTGGGgtcagtgagagagagagtcacagagctctggggtcagtgagagagagagtcacAGAGCTCTGGGGTCAGCGAGAGAGAGAGTCACAGAGCTCTGGGGTCAGTGAGAGAGAGTCACAGAGCTCTGGGGTCAGTGAGAGAGAGTCACAGGGTGTGGCGGTCCAAGCGAGAGAGTCACAGAGCTCTGGGGTCAGTGAGAGAGAGTCACAGAGCTCTGGGGTCAGTGAGAGAGAGTCACAGAGCTCTGGGgtcagtgagagagagagtcacagagctctggggtcagtgagagagagagtcacagagctctggggtcagtgagagagagagtcacAGAGCTCTGGGGTCAGCGAGAGAGAGTCACAGAGCTCTGGGgtcagtgagagagagagtcacAGAGCTCTGGGGTCAGCGAGAGAGAGTCACAGAGCTCTGGGgtcagtgagagagagagtcacAGAGCTCTGGGGTCAGCAAGAGAGTCACAGAGCTCTGGGGTCAGCAAGAGAGTCACAGAGCTCTGGGGTCAGCGAGAGAGAGGCACAGAGCTCTGGGgtcagtgagagagagagtcacAGAGCTCTGGGGTCAGCGAGAGAGAGTCACAGAGCTCTGGGgtcagtgagagagagagtcacagagctctggggtcagtgagagagagagtcacAGAGCTCTGGGGTCAGCGAGAGAGTCACAGAGCTCTGGGGTCAGCGAGAGAGAGAGTCACAGAGCTCTGGGGTCAGCGAGAGAGAGAGTCACAGAGCTCTGGGGTCAGCGAGAGAGAGGCACAGAGCTCTGGGGTCAGCGAGAGTGCCTGTTTTGTGTTTCAGTCTCCTCTCGCCCCGGTGTGACTGTCAGTCTCggtctctcactcactcttcaTGTAGTCCAGGTCGGCAGAGGCCAGCGTTTGGGCTTCGCTCTCGTCTGTCGGTACCAGCTGGTAACGCGTGTCCTCGGAGTGGGTCATGCTGCCGATCCGCCGGCGCTCAGTGAGGCTGTAACTGCGGTGGGGCGGCTGGCGATGGGGGTGACGAGGGTTCCCAATGGACTCTCCCGCTCCCTCCGCCTCTCTGTGTGTGAAATTACGGTGCAAGGTGAGTACGAGGgtccctggtgtgtgtgggggggttatagAATTAACCCCTCGGTCTCCACGTTTATTGTGGGGTCTCAGTCAAGCGAGAGACAGACGCATAACAACAAAAAGAGACTGCGTTCAAATCAGTAAAAAGACATCAGCCCCAGTATAACTGGGAAGAGAACCCAGTACAGACCAGTACCAGACGGAGCCTCGAGACTTACCCCTGACCCAGCACCAACGGGCCCTTTAGATTGTCAGCTTCTGggagcagagccctcctcacaATGTGTCTTTGTTTACATGTCATAATATATTAGAccccctttgtacagcgctgtagaATGTggtggcgctatagaaatagcCAATGATACTTAAGGTTATTAGGCTTGTAGTGGCCCTGCCAGTGGTCTTCAGGAGACACCCACCCAGACCTCATTAATATCACCGCCCGACCCCCAAACATCAGCCCATCCCCCTCATCTTCTTCTTACCCCTAATTTGCTCCTGCCCTATTGCCCACTTTAATCCCTGTTCTTTTGGCCCATCTACCCTGGTGTGGTCCTGCTCTCTTGCCCCATGAGCTAACAGTCGTCATTGGGGTCT encodes:
- the SLC4A2 gene encoding anion exchange protein 2 isoform X2 codes for the protein MDFLLNQPPPEAPPAAALRYEDDGDAIQALGVERFEEILQDVHPRSPTELGKSYSEEDFQYHRHSSHHIHHPLSSHLPSDCGGRDGRKHKKRRRRKRRASVAGDTPGTIPEREEEEDEEDTDDDKTPEERVEAADTQLLLFEGNVSPRNGGLLSVSLSDGKVSEQTPEEKPKGGEAEGAGESIGNPRHPHRQPPHRSYSLTERRRIGSMTHSEDTRYQLVPTDESEAQTLASADLDYMKSHRFEDLPAVRRHLVRKSKGQVIHISKEHKERHPHRKSVTLQPHEVFVELNELVVDKHQELQWKETARWIKFEEDVEAETDQWGKPHVASLSFRSLLELRRTLSHGAVLLDLDQRTLPGIAHQVVEQMIISDQIKAEDRANVLRALLLKHSHPSDEKDSSFSRNISAASLGSLLGHHSTNHLAQNSEPNLTDPLMGGDPAEQETKIDVERERDSVPSLPSIQRSKSKHELKLLEKIPENAEASVVLVGCVEFLDQPTMAFVRLQEAVELDSVLEVPVPVRFLFVLLGPSSSNMDYHEIGRSISTLMSDKSFHEAAYLADDRQDLLNAINEFLDCSVVLPPSEVMGEELLRSVALFQREMLRRRQGQEKKLLDEPSTPEDKALLTKSAVVGGTDDDPLRRTGRPFGGLIRDIQRRYPKYVSDFRDALNAQCMAAVIFIYFAALSPAITFGGLLGEKTQGLLGVSELIIGTCLQGVIFCLLGAQPLLVVGFSGPLLVFEEAFYTFCSANGLEYLVGRVWIGVWLIVIVVAMVACEGSFLVRFVSRFTQEIFSILISLIFIYETFYKLFKVFQEHPLTNCNLNQSESQQENGAGGFPENGAGGFPENGTRGFPENGTESRASGPVMGQPNTALLSLVLMAGTFFIAFFLRKLKNSNFFPGRVRRVIGDFGVPIAILIMVLVDFSITDTYTQKLSVPSGFKVTSPDKRGWVINPLGSDQPFPIWMMFASVLPAILVYILIFMETQITTLIISKKERMLVKGSGFHLDLLLIVAMGGICAVFGLPWMAATTVRSVTHANALTVMSKAVAPGDKPKIQEVKEQRVTGLLVAILVGLSIVIGDLLRKIPLAVLFGIFLYMGVTSLNGIQFYERIQLLLKPPKHHPDVIYVKKVRTLRMHLFTALQLVCLAILWAVMSTAASLAFPFILILTVPLRIFLLRRIFTEREMKCLDADEVQPIFDEQEGVDEYNEMPMPV